The proteins below are encoded in one region of Silene latifolia isolate original U9 population chromosome 2, ASM4854445v1, whole genome shotgun sequence:
- the LOC141627747 gene encoding uncharacterized protein LOC141627747: MARPRKKPKINHGRNRTRIDDLDDHMLTQILVRLPNRATVIACSPVNKRWFSLISDPNFPVQFANHKKKTATGSDHEDDEPPCTFITIMKSWRQLPFTEFIFGPRKLSLFFLPGRYTSLARATYKDLVLCTNYRTFKGGGLVYYIANPFTKQWVALPPYPSDKSQGKRITKFALICQSTKFRVVEIRIFRKDSSVDTFNMVVYCSEIGEWKEINLRIPEEVGQFRVSADKPEIVVCNDIIYFKSGLRLVALDPFDVNDACDTTLEARVMPPLPKFGYLQESSGHLLAVCTLKGNNVPSLWYEIDVTATLELGMVVWKLDPNQVPLQWETTFQGLCKGIVNCIDIYTTIWNSNTRLERHITTKGIGVHPYNDKLIYMYLAPTKQVVLCDTRTGCITSSEDLSYDAVRFHRLEQQWWPTSVPSLVQCLTVEEN, from the coding sequence ATGGCTAGGCCTCGAAAAAAACCAAAGATTAACCATGGCCGTAATAGAACAAGAATAGACGATCTCGATGACCATATGCTTACTCAAATACTAGTTAGACTTCCCAATCGTGCAACCGTAATAGCATGCAGTCCCGTGAACAAGCGTTGGTTTTCTTTAATCTCTGACCCCAACTTTCCGGTCCAGTTCGCCAACCACAAGAAGAAAACCGCCACGGGTTCTGATCATGAAGATGATGAGCCACCATGTACATTTATTACAATCATGAAGTCATGGCGACAACTGCCGTTCACAGAATTCATATTTGGGCCGCGTAAATTATCGTTGTTTTTTCTGCCTGGTCGTTATACTTCCCTTGCAAGGGCCACATACAAGGATTTGGTGTTATGCACTAATTACAGGACCTTTAAAGGAGGTGGCTTAGTTTATTATATTGCCAATCCATTCACCAAGCAATGGGTTGCTCTGCCACCGTACCCTAGTGATAAGAGTCAAGGGAAACGGATAACAAAGTTTGCTTTGATATGTCAATCAACAAAGTTTAGAGTTGTGGAGATTCGAATTTTTCGTAAGGATAGTAGTGTAGACACATTCAATATGGTCGTTTATTGTTCGGAGATTGGTGAATGGAAGGAAATTAACCTTAGGATCCCTGAAGAGGTTGGACAGTTCAGAGTGAGTGCTGATAAGCCCGAGATTGTTGTATGTAATGACATAATTTACTTTAAAAGTGGGTTACGTTTAGTGGCATTGGACCCGTTTGATGTGAATGACGCTTGTGACACGACCCTTGAGGCACGAGTTATGCCACCACTACCTAAATTTGGGTATTTGCAAGAATCATCGGGACATTTGTTAGCCGTGTGTACTCTTAAGGGAAATAACGTACCTAGCTTGTGGTACGAAATAGATGTGACGGCCACTCTTGAATTGGGGATGGTAGTGTGGAAGTTGGACCCGAATCAAGTACCTCTCCAGTGGGAGACGACTTTCCAAGGCTTGTGCAAAGGCATTGTTAATTGTATTGACATTTACACTACCATCTGGAATTCAAACACCAGACTCGAACGTCACATTACGACCAAGGGCATTGGGGTACACCCATACAATGACAAGCTGATTTATATGTATCTTGCCCCCACAAAACAGGTTGTTTTGTGTGATACGCGAACAGGATGCATAACGTCTTCAGAAGACTTGTCTTATGATGCGGTGAGATTTCATAGACTCGAGCAGCAATGGTGGCCCACCTCAGTTCCGTCGCTTGTGCAATGCCTCACCGTAGAAGAGAActaa